The following are from one region of the Desulfurispira natronophila genome:
- a CDS encoding alpha/beta hydrolase, with the protein MSILNHTLITQRYFFPFQDHVEDPFWVTCRDGVRLSCLSYRPHQHGTTLIHFHGNGEVIGDYGKPFMELLAGMGVNVLLAEFRGYSLSGGEPELGKMLEDVEDIVAAAGVPSKQILFFGRSVGSIFAVHGAYRFPECRGLILESAIADPLERILLRVQPEELGVSYQEVATQVRKYLNHQHKMASYTGPVLIMHTHNDGLVDVRHAHDLYQWAGGRHKKLEIFPHGNHNDIFHVNAQAYLAEVRDFLTSNG; encoded by the coding sequence ATGTCCATCCTCAACCACACCCTCATTACCCAACGCTACTTTTTTCCATTTCAGGATCATGTGGAGGATCCTTTCTGGGTCACGTGCCGCGACGGCGTCCGGCTCTCCTGCCTGAGTTATCGACCACATCAGCATGGCACCACGCTGATACACTTTCACGGCAATGGCGAAGTGATAGGCGACTACGGCAAGCCATTTATGGAACTGTTGGCTGGTATGGGAGTCAATGTGCTTCTGGCGGAGTTTCGAGGATACAGTCTCTCCGGTGGTGAGCCGGAACTGGGAAAGATGCTGGAGGATGTGGAGGATATTGTAGCAGCAGCTGGTGTGCCGTCCAAGCAGATACTGTTTTTTGGCCGCTCCGTAGGCTCGATCTTTGCCGTTCACGGAGCGTATCGCTTTCCTGAGTGCCGGGGGTTGATTCTGGAAAGTGCCATTGCTGATCCCCTGGAGCGAATCCTGCTGCGAGTGCAGCCAGAAGAACTGGGAGTCAGTTATCAAGAGGTAGCAACGCAAGTAAGAAAATACCTGAACCACCAGCATAAAATGGCGTCCTATACAGGCCCAGTGCTTATTATGCACACCCACAACGACGGACTGGTGGACGTGCGGCACGCCCATGACCTCTATCAGTGGGCCGGGGGGCGCCACAAAAAACTGGAGATTTTCCCCCATGGCAACCACAATGATATATTCCACGTCAATGCCCAGGCATACCTGGCTGAGGTAAGGGATTTTCTGACAAGCAATGGATG
- a CDS encoding DUF2126 domain-containing protein, producing MSIRVAIRHCTTYTFDRAVSLSPHIFRLRPAPHCRTAIESYSLRIEPGDHFFNWVQDPFSNYQARVVFPEKTRKLTVDVELIGDMTPINAFDFFVEECATHFPFTYDEQLARELMPYLEIRGHNPRTDQWAEAIRPRAPMVTVDFLVELNRQLYQAVDYTIRMEPGVQAPDETLDKALGSCRDSAWLLVQVARRLGLAARFVSGYLVQLVSDVPSLDGPSGPSEDFTDLHAWAEIYIPGAGWIGLDPTSGLLTAEGHIPLAGTPDPSSAAPVVGTSDICQTEFHFSNTVERIYETPRVTRPYSDHQWQKIEQLGYAVDQQLEEMDVRLSMGGEPTFVSIDDMDSPQWNTASDGKHKRQLSAELVRRLQSTFAPGGLLYYGQGKWYPGEPLPRWQMACFWRKDGQPVWQNTSLLADPSIEGSTTGEDAQRFIYALAEHFNIPDAHIQPAYEDVFYYLWKEGTLPGNVDPLQSNLKDSLERQYLADLLSRDMGEPTGFVLPLRWNHDRQCWESSAWKLRRPHLFLIPGASAMGYRLPLDSLEKIPEEDHYIDHGISALDQLNPLPHAIAPQTCQAKIPRADIVRYALCAEVRNGHLHIFLPPIVRLEASLEFMAVLEKIAAQTGVPIVIEGYELPRDPRLHKLAVTPDPGVIEVNIHPSHSWQELVTNTMDLYEQARLCRLGTEKFMLDGRHTGTGGGNHVTLGGPTPADSPLLRRPDILRSLITYWQNHPALSYLFSGMFIGPTSQAPRIDEGRDDRLYELEIAFNQMPQKGEKGPLWMVDRVLRNLLTDLTGNTHRSEFCIDKLYSPDGPTGRLGILELRAFEMPPHSRMSLVQMLLVRSLVAWFWREPYRRPLIHWGTELHDKFMLPHFLHRDMQEVVEDLRQTGYDFDIAWLEPFFEFRFPFYGAVCLKDIELELRMAIEPWHVLGEELSSAGSARYVDSSVERLQIKLSNLCDTRYLVTCNGYPVPLHPTGTRGEYVAGIRYQAWQPHSSLHPTIGIHSPLTFDIVDTWNQRSIGGCVYHVSHPGGRSYETLPVNEYEAQSRRINRFWDMGHTPGVREDVFQAPATGPVTQRVFTAHTRSEDDKVNVLSLEKNRDFPHTLDLRRVSDNSILRREQKK from the coding sequence ATGAGCATCCGCGTCGCCATCCGTCACTGTACCACCTATACTTTCGATCGTGCTGTCAGCCTCTCCCCCCATATATTTCGCCTGCGACCGGCTCCCCATTGCCGAACGGCTATCGAGTCCTACTCCCTGCGGATTGAACCTGGCGATCACTTCTTCAACTGGGTACAGGATCCCTTTAGCAACTACCAGGCGCGGGTGGTATTCCCTGAAAAGACGCGCAAGCTTACCGTAGATGTAGAGCTTATAGGGGATATGACGCCAATTAACGCCTTTGACTTTTTTGTGGAGGAGTGTGCGACCCACTTTCCCTTTACCTATGATGAGCAGCTGGCGCGGGAGCTGATGCCCTACCTGGAAATACGGGGGCATAACCCGCGCACTGATCAATGGGCCGAGGCTATTCGCCCCAGAGCCCCCATGGTGACGGTGGACTTTCTGGTAGAACTCAACCGGCAGCTTTACCAGGCCGTGGATTACACCATACGCATGGAGCCTGGGGTGCAGGCACCGGATGAGACCCTGGACAAAGCCCTGGGTTCGTGTCGCGATTCCGCTTGGTTGCTGGTGCAGGTTGCCCGCCGCCTAGGCCTGGCAGCTCGTTTTGTCTCTGGCTATCTGGTGCAGCTGGTATCTGACGTCCCCTCCCTGGATGGCCCTTCTGGTCCCAGTGAGGATTTTACTGATCTGCACGCCTGGGCCGAAATCTATATTCCTGGCGCCGGCTGGATTGGCCTGGACCCCACTTCCGGACTCCTCACAGCCGAAGGCCATATTCCCCTGGCCGGCACCCCGGACCCATCCAGCGCCGCCCCGGTGGTGGGAACCAGTGATATATGCCAGACGGAGTTCCACTTCAGTAACACGGTGGAGCGCATTTATGAAACGCCGCGGGTCACCCGGCCCTACAGTGACCACCAGTGGCAGAAAATTGAGCAACTGGGATACGCGGTGGATCAGCAACTGGAAGAGATGGATGTGCGTTTAAGTATGGGAGGCGAACCTACTTTTGTTTCCATCGACGACATGGACTCCCCCCAGTGGAATACAGCATCCGATGGCAAGCACAAACGCCAACTCTCGGCTGAGCTGGTGCGTCGCCTGCAGTCAACCTTTGCTCCCGGCGGCCTTCTCTACTACGGTCAGGGGAAGTGGTATCCCGGCGAGCCCTTGCCCCGCTGGCAAATGGCCTGCTTCTGGCGCAAGGATGGTCAGCCGGTCTGGCAGAATACCAGCTTGCTGGCTGACCCTTCTATTGAAGGCAGCACCACTGGCGAAGACGCCCAGCGCTTTATTTATGCTCTGGCAGAACACTTTAATATTCCTGATGCCCATATTCAGCCAGCCTATGAGGACGTCTTTTACTACCTGTGGAAGGAGGGCACCCTGCCAGGTAATGTGGACCCTTTGCAGAGCAATCTTAAGGACTCCCTGGAGCGCCAGTATCTGGCGGATCTGTTGAGCCGGGATATGGGAGAACCCACTGGCTTTGTGCTGCCACTGCGCTGGAATCACGACCGTCAGTGCTGGGAGAGCTCCGCCTGGAAGCTGCGCCGTCCCCATCTCTTCCTTATTCCCGGCGCATCGGCCATGGGATACCGCCTGCCCCTAGATTCCCTGGAGAAAATTCCCGAAGAGGATCACTATATCGACCATGGCATCTCGGCCCTAGATCAGCTAAACCCACTCCCACACGCAATTGCACCGCAAACCTGCCAGGCAAAGATTCCCCGTGCCGATATTGTGCGCTATGCCCTGTGTGCCGAGGTGCGTAACGGCCATTTGCATATTTTTCTGCCGCCCATTGTACGCCTTGAAGCCAGCCTGGAGTTTATGGCCGTGCTGGAAAAGATTGCCGCACAGACCGGCGTCCCCATTGTTATAGAGGGTTACGAATTGCCACGGGATCCGCGCCTGCATAAATTGGCGGTTACACCTGACCCCGGTGTCATCGAGGTCAATATTCACCCATCTCATAGCTGGCAGGAGCTGGTAACCAATACAATGGATCTCTACGAGCAGGCCCGGCTGTGCCGTCTGGGCACGGAAAAGTTCATGCTTGATGGCCGCCACACGGGAACCGGTGGCGGTAACCATGTTACCCTGGGCGGCCCTACTCCCGCTGACAGTCCCCTGCTGCGCCGTCCCGATATATTGCGCAGTCTTATCACCTACTGGCAGAATCATCCGGCCCTGTCCTACCTTTTCAGTGGCATGTTTATTGGTCCCACCAGCCAGGCTCCCCGCATTGATGAGGGGCGGGATGACCGACTCTACGAGCTGGAAATAGCCTTCAACCAGATGCCGCAAAAAGGCGAAAAAGGCCCTTTGTGGATGGTGGACCGGGTTTTGCGTAACTTGCTGACGGATTTGACGGGAAATACCCACCGCAGTGAATTCTGTATTGACAAGCTCTATTCTCCCGACGGTCCCACTGGTCGCTTGGGTATTTTGGAGCTGAGGGCTTTTGAAATGCCTCCCCACAGCCGCATGTCCCTGGTGCAGATGTTGTTGGTACGTTCCTTGGTGGCCTGGTTTTGGCGTGAACCTTACCGGCGCCCCCTGATCCACTGGGGCACTGAGCTCCATGACAAGTTTATGCTGCCCCACTTTTTGCACCGGGACATGCAAGAGGTGGTGGAGGACTTGAGACAAACTGGCTACGATTTTGATATTGCCTGGCTCGAGCCATTCTTCGAGTTCCGCTTCCCCTTTTACGGTGCGGTGTGCCTCAAGGATATCGAGCTGGAGCTGCGCATGGCCATAGAGCCGTGGCACGTGCTGGGGGAAGAGTTAAGCAGTGCGGGGAGCGCTCGCTATGTGGACTCATCAGTGGAGCGACTGCAGATCAAGTTGAGTAACCTCTGCGATACCCGCTACCTGGTAACGTGTAATGGGTATCCGGTGCCCTTGCACCCCACGGGAACCCGGGGCGAGTATGTGGCAGGGATACGTTATCAGGCGTGGCAGCCCCACTCATCATTGCACCCTACCATCGGCATCCACTCGCCCTTGACCTTTGATATTGTGGATACGTGGAATCAGCGCTCCATTGGCGGATGTGTCTACCACGTCAGCCATCCCGGTGGACGGAGTTACGAGACGTTGCCGGTGAATGAGTACGAAGCTCAATCGCGTCGCATCAACCGCTTTTGGGATATGGGACACACGCCGGGAGTGCGGGAGGATGTCTTCCAGGCCCCAGCGACAGGCCCGGTTACCCAGAGGGTCTTTACCGCCCACACCCGGTCTGAGGACGATAAGGTCAACGTGCTTTCTTTGGAAAAAAACCGTGACTTTCCCCATACTCTGGATTTACGCCGGGTAAGCGATAACAGTATATTGAGGCGGGAGCAAAAGAAATAG